One window of Bacteroides sp. AN502(2024) genomic DNA carries:
- a CDS encoding sulfatase-like hydrolase/transferase: MNRIVLFLISAVSGMINIIPMSAKTPNPNVVIIMDDQQRADLCGREGFPMAVLPFADSLALSNVCFDKAYTVAPASMPARCSMFTGCYWPATHVHTNHNTPDMYYKKDMLEVFKEQRYKTALVGKNHAHVKGKDFDYCSEDFTRDEPLTFAKEGALQPNKIVHFDELNTWTQSGTERMVRKDDWKLVLDNYGRGELYNLKADPSEINNLYNKKKYASKQMELLEELMTWELRVQHPLPVPRNRYHFKRNPYNYHFEDKKK, from the coding sequence ATGAATAGGATAGTTTTATTCTTAATCTCTGCTGTTTCCGGTATGATAAATATCATCCCAATGTCTGCAAAAACACCCAACCCCAATGTGGTTATCATCATGGATGACCAACAGCGAGCTGATTTGTGTGGTCGCGAAGGTTTTCCGATGGCTGTGCTTCCTTTTGCCGATTCTTTGGCCTTGAGCAATGTATGCTTTGATAAAGCGTATACGGTAGCTCCTGCTAGTATGCCTGCCCGTTGTTCCATGTTTACAGGATGTTACTGGCCTGCTACGCATGTCCATACTAACCATAATACTCCCGATATGTATTATAAGAAAGATATGCTCGAAGTGTTTAAAGAACAAAGATATAAGACGGCATTAGTGGGAAAGAATCATGCACATGTGAAAGGGAAAGATTTTGATTATTGTAGTGAAGATTTCACCCGGGATGAACCGTTGACATTTGCTAAAGAGGGGGCTTTGCAACCCAATAAAATAGTTCATTTTGACGAACTGAATACCTGGACACAAAGTGGAACTGAACGTATGGTTCGCAAAGATGACTGGAAGCTGGTACTCGACAATTATGGTCGTGGTGAACTGTATAACTTGAAAGCCGATCCTTCCGAGATTAATAATCTTTATAATAAAAAGAAATATGCCTCCAAACAAATGGAATTGCTGGAAGAATTGATGACTTGGGAACTGCGTGTACAACACCCATTGCCGGTGCCAAGAAATCGTTATCATTTTAAGCGGAATCCATATAACTATCATTTTGAAGATAAAAAGAAATAG